The Streptomyces sp. NBC_00576 genome contains the following window.
AGGTCGCCGAGCATGAGGACGGCGAGCAGCGGCGAGGTCGCCATGATCAGGCCACTGACCAGAACCGTGTTGAAGAACAGGGGGCGCAGGGCCGGATGGGCCAGGATGTACCGCCACCCTTCGAGCAGGTCGCCGAACCGGAGCCGCCCCCGGTGCGCACCGGTGCGCACCGGGGGCGGCTCATGGCCGCCGATCGCACGAATCCCCGCGGCCGAGAGCAGATAGCTGACCGCATCGGCCAGTACGGTCATCACCGGGCCGAACAACCCGATCGCGGCTGTGCCGGCCGGCGGTCCGAGCACGGTGGCGGTCCAGGCCGTGGACTCGAATCGTCCGCTCGCGACGAGCAGGTCCTCCGGTCGCACGAGCGCCTTCAGATACGCGCCACTGGCCGCGTTGAAGGCGATGTCGGCTGCACCGACGACGACGGACACAACCAGGAGTTGGACGAAACTGAGCAGGCCGAGTGCGTACGCGGCGGGGACACTCAGCAGTGCCGCGAACCGGGTCAGGTCCATCGTGACCATCACCGGCCGCTTGCGGCGATACTCCACCCACGGCCCGAGCGGCACCGCCACCGCGGCCCCCACCGCCAGCCCTGTCGCCGCCAGCCCCGACACCGCGGTCGGCCCGGCGTGCAGCACAAGGATCGCGATCAGAGCGAACGCGTCGAACGCGAGCCGCGTGCCGAACGTGCTGACCGCGTACGCCGCCCACAGCCACCCGAACTGCCGGCCCAACTGTCTCCTGCCCACCACGTTCAGCGCACCCCTTGATGTCCCGACCGCACGAACCGACGTTGACCGGTAAGAGCAAAGCTGGCGGCACAACAGCAGGTCAAACAACCAATCTGCTGGGGAGTCACAACCAAACGTTGTGCACTAGGGTGCATTGGCGTGGACATCGACACCGCCCGGACCTTCGTCGCCGCCGCCGACGCGGGGCAGTTCCAGGAAGCCGCCGCCGAGCTGGCGGTCACCCAGCAGGCTGTCTCCAAGCGCATCGCCGCGCTGGAGCGCAACCTCGGCGTGCGGCTGTTCACCCGCACTGCGCGCGGCGCCGAACTCACCATCGACGGGCAGGCGTTCCTGCCCCACGCGCGCGAGCTGCTGCGCGTCGCCGAGCGCGCGGTCGCGTCCGTACGTACCGGGAGCCGTCCGCTGCGCGTCGACGTGCTTGCCTCGCG
Protein-coding sequences here:
- a CDS encoding MFS transporter, coding for MVGRRQLGRQFGWLWAAYAVSTFGTRLAFDAFALIAILVLHAGPTAVSGLAATGLAVGAAVAVPLGPWVEYRRKRPVMVTMDLTRFAALLSVPAAYALGLLSFVQLLVVSVVVGAADIAFNAASGAYLKALVRPEDLLVASGRFESTAWTATVLGPPAGTAAIGLFGPVMTVLADAVSYLLSAAGIRAIGGHEPPPVRTGAHRGRLRFGDLLEGWRYILAHPALRPLFFNTVLVSGLIMATSPLLAVLMLGDLGFAPWQYGLAFGLPCVGGIIGSRLAPRLVTRFGRHQVMLTAGTLRACWSLGPAFIRPGVAGLVLVIAVEFGLITCMGVFNPVFATYRLDRTATDRIARTLSAWSVTSKATVAAMTGLWGLLAGITGPRTAIAVAGLLMLVTPFLLPRHDHTPHHERELARSPSPT